One Halobellus ruber genomic window carries:
- a CDS encoding transposase — protein sequence MGSTRVSRRTVFRRIAQRQYGEWPAYDSTPLYGRTSLAGLESDIRTVSETWFDHDSHDSIEEFVCALPLAYFRFSAHDRYEGSPRYRMDTLFRVFVLKELHGWEHETALVDYLGTRPELCEQLGFETIPDQSTLWRSWHERFTTDLRETVETAARTILIKAQNAGVAVPREPARKLRYHGNESGESDPDDQTTLEQAEKITDHVSRIVFPAFSLDRGDGCEIHENAYWGLQTYLGLRERLAANEGARSFIYESTRERTPLGHAHRDHICDLSIEQIREMYRQAIRHLIEEVAETEEFFRAGIVAIDITEADPFTGDREGHEDEIIGTKESSDEYAYQWATIQLVGNAVPIVLDARPVRRGESRKEIVEDLLNSADDLVHVDNVLMDREFDSQHVLEMIGQRGLSYVVPKRMQTSEKAQAKRLLQRDQDRYETDRKLHLGKNEWHETTLIYRRKENSEHDDHRQYSVFMANRGSGHLTEYGYRWEIESGYRSIKRFMAATTSKNFGLRFFYFAFACLLYSIWRAVDLLVQVELTGEYEHSPIVTADNTLTLLKKETGIG from the coding sequence GGCCGGCGTATGATTCGACACCGCTGTACGGTCGCACATCGCTTGCCGGACTGGAATCAGATATCCGGACAGTCTCGGAGACGTGGTTCGATCACGATAGTCACGACTCCATCGAGGAGTTCGTCTGTGCACTCCCCCTGGCCTACTTCCGGTTCAGCGCCCACGACCGATATGAGGGGTCGCCACGCTACCGGATGGACACCCTCTTTCGGGTGTTTGTACTGAAAGAACTCCACGGGTGGGAGCACGAAACAGCACTCGTCGACTACCTCGGAACCCGTCCTGAACTCTGCGAGCAACTCGGTTTCGAGACGATTCCAGACCAGTCGACACTGTGGCGAAGCTGGCACGAGCGGTTTACCACTGACCTCAGGGAGACTGTCGAGACGGCGGCTCGAACGATCCTCATCAAAGCACAGAATGCAGGTGTCGCGGTTCCGCGTGAGCCGGCACGAAAGCTCCGATACCACGGGAACGAGTCCGGTGAGTCAGACCCGGATGATCAAACTACGTTGGAGCAGGCAGAGAAGATTACCGACCACGTCAGCCGCATCGTGTTCCCGGCGTTTTCGTTGGACCGTGGGGACGGCTGTGAGATCCACGAGAACGCCTACTGGGGCTTGCAGACCTATCTCGGACTCCGTGAGAGACTGGCTGCGAACGAGGGCGCTCGTAGCTTTATCTACGAGTCGACTCGGGAACGGACACCGTTGGGTCACGCTCATCGCGACCACATTTGTGATCTCTCTATCGAGCAGATTCGCGAGATGTACCGACAGGCGATCCGGCACCTCATTGAGGAGGTTGCAGAGACGGAGGAGTTCTTCCGCGCCGGTATCGTCGCCATCGATATCACTGAAGCTGACCCCTTCACGGGCGATAGAGAAGGCCACGAAGACGAGATTATCGGAACGAAGGAGAGCTCCGACGAGTATGCATACCAGTGGGCGACAATCCAACTCGTCGGCAATGCCGTTCCAATAGTCCTTGATGCGCGGCCAGTCCGACGGGGCGAGTCACGCAAGGAGATCGTTGAGGACTTGCTGAACTCGGCAGATGATCTCGTTCACGTCGATAACGTGCTGATGGACCGGGAGTTCGATAGCCAGCACGTTCTGGAGATGATCGGTCAGCGCGGGCTCTCCTACGTCGTTCCCAAGCGGATGCAGACCAGCGAGAAAGCCCAGGCTAAGCGGTTACTCCAGCGAGACCAAGACCGCTACGAGACCGATCGCAAGCTCCATCTCGGCAAGAACGAATGGCACGAGACGACGCTGATCTACCGCCGGAAAGAGAATTCCGAGCATGACGATCACCGGCAGTATTCAGTATTCATGGCGAATCGGGGCAGCGGGCACCTCACTGAGTACGGCTATCGGTGGGAAATTGAGAGTGGCTACAGGTCGATCAAGCGATTCATGGCCGCCACTACGTCGAAGAATTTCGGGCTTCGATTCTTCTACTTCGCGTTCGCCTGTCTGCTGTACTCTATCTGGCGAGCCGTTGATTTGTTGGTACAGGTCGAGTTGACTGGTGAATATGAACATTCGCCGATCGTGACGGCCGACAACACGCTGACGCTGCTGAAGAAGGAAACCGGAATCGGATAG
- a CDS encoding MarR family transcriptional regulator has protein sequence MPISKDEFRSIDDDGPSLPDLAPDTTQGTVYRFLLEHADQAFRQREIVDAVDVPEGSVGPTLKRLEEHGLVDHRDRFWTIADAEHAVASAGLHGAATADDIDGGFSDDDVEAWMETAVDPIESETEQDDEES, from the coding sequence ATGCCCATCTCGAAAGACGAGTTCCGCTCTATCGACGACGACGGGCCCTCGCTCCCCGACCTCGCGCCGGACACCACCCAGGGCACGGTGTACCGCTTTCTCCTCGAGCACGCCGACCAGGCGTTTCGCCAGCGGGAGATCGTCGATGCTGTCGACGTGCCCGAGGGGAGCGTCGGCCCCACGCTGAAGCGCCTCGAAGAACACGGCCTCGTCGACCACCGCGACCGGTTCTGGACGATCGCCGACGCCGAGCACGCGGTCGCATCGGCAGGCCTTCACGGCGCCGCCACGGCCGACGACATCGACGGTGGATTCTCCGACGACGACGTCGAGGCCTGGATGGAGACCGCAGTCGACCCCATCGAGTCAGAGACCGAGCAAGACGACGAGGAGTCGTGA
- a CDS encoding type II toxin-antitoxin system PemK/MazF family toxin, translating into MADRGTVVWAPDPFKTDGGNPRPWLVVSGEQMPYPDEESIAVAFTTQSHHAGSFAVPSEAWVRGEPGQQSYVLPWTLATLKDDLHVVGRQGSVTDEFTDQVTTATISYLDNSEAADSV; encoded by the coding sequence ATGGCTGACCGCGGAACTGTCGTCTGGGCTCCTGATCCGTTCAAAACGGATGGTGGGAATCCCCGGCCGTGGTTGGTCGTCTCCGGTGAGCAGATGCCCTATCCCGACGAGGAGTCGATCGCCGTCGCGTTCACGACGCAGTCCCACCACGCCGGCAGCTTCGCCGTGCCGAGCGAGGCGTGGGTCCGCGGCGAACCGGGCCAGCAGAGCTACGTCCTCCCCTGGACGCTCGCCACACTGAAAGACGACCTCCACGTCGTCGGCCGGCAGGGCTCGGTCACCGACGAGTTCACCGACCAGGTCACGACGGCCACGATCTCCTACCTGGACAATTCGGAGGCTGCTGACTCTGTATGA
- a CDS encoding phage integrase SAM-like domain-containing protein: MIDDSTGQEPAARLLRSSFDRYLQDKGKGRGGEGGNYRRNAARELDRFAEWAAGERGDDDWTGITPEDVDRDPTFEELDERVFREYARHLDGDRGLKQNTVQTYYAYISAWCGWCVNEGYLEAHYAQRASATAPLPDDDGRKPGDQQAWTPEQRHTLTRYVDEQARESIEAYTTLPSDVDLLDKQRARYAALKAARDRALVVVLAYTAVRVGELLRDPGDPRRRGVRWEDIDLEDGSMDVYRKKQQWDAASLPDPVISPLRSYRKLLDPPTERWPVFPTLDQRTLAELVQEELADRGEPSKAIDERRGEYARDLLLALDDDIRPPSITTDGARSILQRLSTAAEIDIDHPKHDYLAPHGGRRGMGEVLVRAFGYTVAARYLDNSEEMVRERYSHIEAGKLGDTATEAINKINDDLA; this comes from the coding sequence ATGATCGACGATTCAACCGGACAAGAGCCCGCAGCACGACTGTTGCGGAGTTCCTTCGACCGTTATCTTCAGGACAAGGGCAAGGGTCGCGGCGGCGAGGGCGGGAACTACCGCCGGAACGCCGCCCGTGAGCTCGACCGGTTCGCGGAGTGGGCCGCCGGCGAGCGTGGTGATGACGATTGGACCGGGATCACTCCCGAGGACGTCGACCGCGATCCGACTTTCGAGGAGCTTGACGAGCGGGTCTTCCGTGAGTATGCCCGCCACCTCGACGGCGATCGTGGGCTCAAGCAGAACACTGTACAGACCTACTACGCATACATCTCGGCGTGGTGTGGCTGGTGCGTCAACGAGGGGTATCTCGAAGCACACTACGCCCAGCGGGCGAGCGCGACCGCGCCGCTCCCTGACGACGACGGACGGAAGCCCGGTGACCAGCAGGCCTGGACGCCCGAGCAGCGCCACACGCTCACCCGGTACGTCGACGAGCAGGCACGCGAGTCCATCGAGGCATACACTACTCTTCCCAGTGACGTGGACCTACTCGACAAGCAACGAGCCCGGTACGCGGCGCTAAAGGCGGCCCGTGACCGGGCGCTCGTGGTCGTCCTCGCGTACACTGCTGTCCGCGTTGGTGAGCTCCTTCGGGATCCTGGTGACCCACGACGCCGTGGCGTCCGGTGGGAGGACATCGACCTCGAGGACGGGAGTATGGATGTCTACCGGAAGAAACAGCAGTGGGACGCTGCTTCTCTCCCCGATCCTGTAATCTCCCCATTACGGAGCTACCGGAAACTGCTGGACCCGCCGACGGAACGGTGGCCCGTCTTCCCGACACTCGATCAGCGGACGCTCGCAGAGCTCGTACAGGAGGAGTTAGCCGACCGGGGAGAGCCATCGAAGGCAATTGACGAGCGACGTGGGGAGTACGCTCGCGACCTCCTGCTGGCGCTGGACGATGACATCCGCCCGCCGTCGATTACGACCGATGGTGCCCGCTCGATTCTCCAACGACTCTCGACAGCCGCGGAAATCGACATTGACCATCCGAAACACGACTATCTCGCACCACACGGCGGTCGCCGGGGGATGGGTGAGGTTCTCGTCCGGGCATTTGGATATACTGTGGCTGCCCGTTACCTCGACAACTCGGAGGAGATGGTTCGTGAACGATACTCCCATATCGAGGCCGGTAAACTGGGAGACACAGCGACGGAAGCTATTAATAAAATAAATGATGACCTTGCGTAG
- a CDS encoding IclR family transcriptional regulator: protein MVNNASEGKTIRAVETACQIMESLVKSDGATVSELTERHDLSRSSIHNHLRTLEQFSYVRSETDEYHIGIGTLMLGGFARDHHRLYQAARSAVNQLAEETGELALLTTMSRGQSIYLHEVRGNEAVTYDSHIGVRFPMHCTATGKVMLAGKDEAYVDSVIERHGLPRYTENTVSDREELNQELEEIRERGVAFDDEERIQGMRGVAVEIRNRETNELVGAVSVAGPTSRIHGETFKTEIPDQLRRNAQMVEVDLTY, encoded by the coding sequence ATGGTGAACAATGCGTCCGAGGGAAAAACGATCAGAGCAGTCGAGACAGCCTGTCAGATTATGGAGTCACTCGTCAAGTCAGACGGCGCAACTGTAAGTGAACTCACAGAACGTCACGACCTTTCACGAAGTTCAATCCACAATCACCTGCGGACGCTCGAACAGTTCAGCTACGTCCGCTCGGAAACGGACGAGTACCACATCGGTATCGGAACGCTCATGCTCGGCGGCTTTGCCCGTGATCATCACCGGCTCTACCAGGCTGCTCGCTCGGCAGTCAATCAGCTGGCTGAGGAGACTGGTGAGCTTGCGCTTCTCACAACAATGAGTCGAGGGCAGTCCATCTATCTCCACGAGGTCAGAGGGAACGAGGCTGTCACGTATGACTCTCATATTGGAGTCAGGTTTCCGATGCACTGCACGGCAACAGGGAAGGTTATGTTAGCGGGGAAAGACGAGGCGTACGTTGACTCCGTTATCGAGCGTCACGGATTACCACGATACACCGAAAACACGGTTTCAGACCGGGAGGAACTCAACCAGGAACTTGAGGAAATCAGAGAACGTGGTGTCGCTTTTGACGATGAGGAGCGTATTCAAGGGATGAGAGGTGTCGCCGTAGAGATTCGGAACCGGGAGACAAACGAACTCGTCGGAGCGGTCTCGGTTGCAGGTCCGACGAGTCGAATCCACGGGGAGACATTCAAAACCGAGATTCCCGATCAGTTGCGCCGGAACGCCCAGATGGTCGAGGTGGACCTCACTTACTAG
- a CDS encoding IS1595 family transposase produces the protein MSTQSAFGGMLQHLVELTSIVLRPEPLDTEIERRCKQAWEQAPCPECGDTANQSGDGSPRIWCTNCRYGFTYTRNTPFEGRTLTPGEIVIAFVLYADTLLSIHQIAQLFEAVYDTIHTTIREVEAAFERGFYLVWERIQHTIDGPTQIDETGHKCSGYKGQTPPRDGLSRGGSGEGGRSRWEGAPGDTMTLIGACRDVLRVIRTEPGARPEELKPALDEVEILSGKLDEVWHDGWRGYAPLVYENEQTVVHSEAFVTDDGVHINQVECLWSLVNPWLQKFRGLSKPGLEQSVRTYGFVRTLNLAGAPLHGLLDCFVVNVFR, from the coding sequence ATGTCAACACAATCGGCCTTCGGCGGGATGCTTCAGCACCTTGTTGAGCTCACGTCAATAGTCTTGCGCCCAGAGCCGCTCGATACGGAGATCGAGCGGCGCTGTAAGCAGGCGTGGGAACAGGCCCCCTGTCCAGAGTGTGGCGACACCGCTAACCAGTCCGGGGACGGCAGTCCCCGGATCTGGTGTACCAACTGTCGCTACGGGTTCACCTACACCCGCAACACGCCCTTCGAAGGGCGCACGCTCACGCCTGGCGAGATCGTCATCGCGTTCGTCCTCTACGCCGACACGCTGCTCAGCATCCACCAGATCGCCCAGCTCTTCGAAGCCGTCTACGATACGATCCACACGACGATTCGAGAGGTAGAAGCCGCCTTCGAGCGCGGCTTCTACCTCGTCTGGGAGCGCATCCAACACACCATCGATGGGCCAACCCAGATCGACGAAACTGGCCACAAGTGCTCTGGCTACAAGGGCCAGACGCCGCCGCGGGACGGCCTCTCCCGCGGCGGCTCTGGAGAAGGCGGTCGATCACGGTGGGAAGGAGCGCCAGGTGATACGATGACGCTGATCGGTGCCTGTCGTGACGTACTTCGGGTGATTCGCACCGAGCCAGGCGCTCGACCGGAAGAACTCAAGCCAGCCCTCGACGAGGTCGAGATTCTCTCGGGGAAACTCGATGAGGTCTGGCATGACGGGTGGCGCGGGTACGCGCCACTCGTCTACGAGAACGAGCAGACCGTGGTTCACTCCGAAGCGTTTGTTACTGATGACGGCGTCCACATCAACCAAGTCGAATGCCTGTGGTCACTGGTGAATCCGTGGCTGCAGAAGTTCCGGGGCCTCTCCAAGCCCGGATTAGAGCAGTCCGTCCGAACCTACGGGTTCGTACGGACGCTGAACCTCGCTGGAGCACCACTACACGGCCTTCTTGACTGCTTCGTCGTCAACGTGTTTCGCTGA
- a CDS encoding mannonate dehydratase yields the protein MVKLSLTLPPKPDNRWQLAKQIGVQYAVVHTLEIGDGSRFWEYSELLGMKNWFESAGLSISVIEGGIPLTDTTRLGRDGRDKEIAKFKQFLRDVGDLGIPIVCYDWVAGTRWARTSAHQESRGGSLVTMYDDRKMPDDRDTTITREQLWENLEYFLDKVLPVAEDAGVTLALHPDDPPRESLGGMPRIINSPEAYNRLFEQFPSENNGMTFCQGNFAAMGVDIPKQIQHFGDRIKFVHFRDVDGDADHFVETWHDDGPTDMLAAMRAYQDIGFEGPMRPDHVPTMAGENNSNPGYHTKGRLFAIGYIRGLLEQADAF from the coding sequence ATGGTTAAACTCTCACTTACACTTCCGCCAAAGCCTGATAACCGGTGGCAGCTCGCCAAACAGATCGGTGTCCAGTATGCGGTCGTTCATACGCTGGAAATCGGCGACGGGTCACGGTTCTGGGAGTACAGCGAACTGTTAGGGATGAAAAATTGGTTTGAGAGTGCTGGGCTGTCGATTTCGGTCATCGAAGGTGGTATTCCATTAACGGATACAACTAGATTGGGACGTGACGGCCGGGACAAGGAAATAGCCAAATTCAAACAGTTTTTGCGTGACGTAGGGGATCTCGGCATCCCGATCGTCTGTTACGACTGGGTGGCAGGTACCCGGTGGGCCCGAACCAGCGCCCATCAAGAATCCCGTGGCGGCTCACTGGTAACAATGTATGATGATCGTAAGATGCCGGACGACAGGGACACAACGATAACGCGAGAGCAACTGTGGGAGAACTTGGAATACTTCCTTGACAAAGTGCTCCCGGTAGCCGAAGATGCTGGGGTGACGCTCGCCTTACATCCAGATGATCCTCCGCGTGAGAGTCTGGGAGGTATGCCACGAATAATAAACAGCCCGGAGGCGTACAACCGGTTGTTTGAGCAGTTTCCGAGCGAAAATAACGGTATGACATTTTGCCAGGGAAACTTTGCCGCAATGGGTGTGGATATTCCCAAACAAATTCAACACTTCGGGGACCGAATCAAGTTCGTCCACTTCAGAGACGTCGATGGAGATGCAGACCACTTCGTCGAAACTTGGCATGACGACGGCCCAACAGATATGCTCGCAGCGATGCGTGCTTACCAGGATATCGGCTTTGAGGGACCGATGAGACCGGATCACGTTCCAACAATGGCGGGCGAGAATAACTCAAATCCTGGCTACCATACTAAAGGTCGACTCTTTGCGATAGGTTATATCCGTGGTCTCCTTGAGCAGGCTGATGCTTTTTAA
- a CDS encoding ABC transporter substrate-binding protein: protein MISVYTNKYDISIKIYISTDLDESNMSQRNVTDSRLTRRRILKTGAGLAAAGGFAGCSGQDSSGENTDSGTSTEGTSGGSAGEIEIVHRWNRGKDGRAMAALLEGFAQEHPDISVLENSVPANNDGLGTIIRDRMLNDDPPSTWQNWPGKALTEFVEADLLGDIEADVWDEAGLKDKYKSGPQRAAQVQGTYVTVPLNIHRLNPMFYNIDVVEQAGVDPTSINSPTALKEAMDKVESDTDAAGMSNSTKAGWTVLQLWETLLIATAGPDGYEDIVGGNAGNYQDAIQEALQLTADYSQYFTDDAGSIEWPAAARKVVSGEAAFFQHGDWAAGIFLSLDDFNYKEDWDFVAFPGTEGSYSVVMDSFPYPAPNRSPEASKKFLRYVGSTDAQERFNPIKGSIPPRTDVSLDPFSSYQADEIKSFRNSDAQPRAMAHGLALVPGAASDMKKIMSDFAANWDAGSVSDRVMDILSG, encoded by the coding sequence ATGATCTCAGTCTATACTAATAAATATGATATTTCTATCAAGATTTATATATCTACAGACCTGGATGAATCAAATATGTCACAAAGAAACGTGACTGATAGCCGTCTCACACGCCGAAGAATCCTCAAGACGGGGGCTGGTTTAGCGGCGGCAGGAGGATTTGCTGGATGTTCAGGACAGGATTCTTCGGGTGAGAACACAGATAGTGGGACTTCAACTGAGGGAACCTCGGGTGGTAGTGCTGGCGAGATCGAAATTGTCCACCGCTGGAACCGCGGAAAAGATGGACGAGCGATGGCTGCGCTCCTTGAGGGGTTTGCACAAGAACACCCAGATATCTCGGTCCTTGAGAATAGTGTCCCGGCAAACAACGACGGTCTTGGGACAATTATCCGTGATCGGATGCTGAATGATGATCCACCGAGTACGTGGCAGAATTGGCCTGGCAAGGCACTTACCGAATTCGTTGAGGCGGATCTTCTCGGCGATATCGAAGCGGATGTATGGGACGAGGCGGGATTAAAGGATAAGTATAAATCGGGGCCACAGAGAGCGGCTCAAGTCCAGGGGACATACGTAACAGTCCCGCTCAATATCCACCGACTTAATCCGATGTTTTATAACATTGATGTCGTTGAGCAAGCCGGTGTGGACCCCACTTCTATCAATAGTCCTACCGCACTGAAAGAGGCAATGGATAAAGTTGAGTCCGATACGGACGCGGCTGGTATGTCCAACTCAACGAAAGCCGGTTGGACGGTACTACAACTTTGGGAGACACTCCTGATTGCGACTGCAGGACCAGACGGGTATGAAGACATTGTGGGCGGGAATGCAGGTAATTACCAGGATGCCATTCAAGAAGCACTACAACTTACTGCGGACTACAGCCAGTACTTCACTGACGACGCCGGCAGTATCGAATGGCCCGCTGCCGCCCGCAAAGTAGTCAGCGGAGAGGCTGCTTTCTTCCAGCACGGGGACTGGGCCGCGGGCATATTCCTCTCACTTGATGACTTTAATTATAAAGAGGATTGGGATTTCGTGGCCTTCCCCGGAACGGAGGGGTCGTACTCGGTTGTGATGGATAGTTTCCCCTATCCCGCACCCAACCGATCACCAGAAGCCTCCAAAAAGTTCCTCCGGTACGTTGGGAGTACCGACGCGCAAGAGCGTTTCAACCCAATTAAAGGATCCATTCCGCCGCGAACGGATGTCTCACTTGATCCGTTCAGCAGCTATCAGGCCGACGAAATTAAGTCATTCCGTAATTCCGATGCACAACCGCGAGCAATGGCTCACGGGCTCGCTCTCGTGCCCGGAGCGGCTAGTGATATGAAAAAAATAATGTCTGACTTCGCCGCTAATTGGGACGCCGGTTCTGTTTCAGACCGGGTGATGGATATTTTAAGTGGATAA
- a CDS encoding carbohydrate ABC transporter permease — MSTRSRIEQSLAQIPATDALAARIRQSQFLRSLPFWLPAGLIMALAVYGAIGWNFVVSLTDFQGLTLPSYNPATFDVEMYARAVSDPVFWNALKNTFLFMIVFTTLCLLVGLGLAILIDQQIRFENLFRTIYLLPFSLSFVVTAKFWLWMYNSQTGVINTVLQAIGLGAFAVEWFSPQFKFVAIVIALTWQFSGYAMVVYLAGLRQIPTAHYEAAKVDGASKFSTYREVIIPQLGPSTMSAAVVLMVFTLKAFDFLYALFGPTPGPSMDILSTMMYRQAYGAARWSYGAAIAMILFVMALGVIAPYFWLQYRRGEI, encoded by the coding sequence ATGAGTACACGATCACGTATAGAACAGAGCCTGGCGCAGATCCCCGCTACAGACGCGCTAGCCGCTCGGATACGGCAAAGCCAGTTCCTTCGGTCGTTGCCGTTCTGGCTGCCAGCAGGATTGATAATGGCGCTCGCCGTGTACGGCGCGATCGGCTGGAATTTTGTTGTCTCTCTGACTGATTTTCAAGGGCTCACCTTGCCGTCATACAATCCCGCTACGTTCGATGTCGAGATGTACGCGAGAGCGGTGTCGGATCCAGTCTTTTGGAATGCACTGAAGAACACTTTTTTATTTATGATAGTATTCACGACGCTGTGCCTATTAGTTGGACTCGGTCTTGCTATCCTCATCGATCAGCAGATCCGGTTTGAGAACCTATTTCGGACGATCTATCTTCTTCCATTCAGCCTTTCATTCGTAGTCACAGCAAAGTTCTGGCTCTGGATGTACAACTCACAAACCGGCGTAATTAATACCGTTCTCCAGGCAATCGGGCTTGGAGCATTCGCAGTTGAGTGGTTCAGCCCGCAGTTCAAATTCGTCGCTATTGTTATCGCACTCACTTGGCAGTTCAGCGGTTACGCTATGGTTGTGTACTTGGCTGGGCTCCGGCAAATCCCCACGGCACATTATGAAGCGGCCAAGGTTGACGGGGCGAGCAAGTTCTCAACCTATCGTGAGGTGATCATCCCACAACTCGGCCCGTCCACGATGAGCGCAGCAGTGGTCTTGATGGTCTTCACGTTAAAGGCATTTGACTTCCTGTATGCGCTGTTCGGACCGACACCAGGTCCTTCTATGGATATTCTCTCGACGATGATGTACAGACAAGCATACGGTGCCGCCCGCTGGTCATACGGTGCGGCGATTGCGATGATCCTGTTTGTTATGGCATTAGGTGTCATCGCACCGTACTTTTGGCTCCAGTACCGCCGTGGAGAAATTTAA
- a CDS encoding carbohydrate ABC transporter permease: MLIALIGIYLLPLETGIVTSLKTEQGYLTTQPLLPPSENFLTFQPWITAWETLSPALINSALYSIPATILSALIGSIAAHGLTNTEWRGQTAVFLVFAIGIFIPYQSVLIPLSRFWGFLELQTMFGPNGIVNLWQLPFVYPHYSYIVELTLTHTAYGIPITTLFFRGYYQALSDDMIEAARLGGAGLLSIYREIVLPLSKPMFVVAFIYQFTSIWNGLLFVLIIVGTNKAARPATLALNELAKVGYVPTYNTMMAGAFITALPTLLVYILFGDQFAKGVAGYGQAD, translated from the coding sequence ATGCTGATCGCACTCATCGGTATCTACCTGCTCCCGCTTGAAACTGGTATTGTTACCTCACTTAAGACGGAGCAAGGCTATCTCACGACTCAACCGCTGCTTCCCCCATCAGAAAACTTTCTGACCTTTCAGCCGTGGATCACAGCGTGGGAGACCCTTTCGCCCGCGTTGATCAACAGCGCGCTTTATAGTATTCCCGCGACAATTCTGTCGGCGCTCATCGGAAGCATCGCAGCTCACGGCCTGACCAACACCGAGTGGCGTGGCCAAACGGCCGTCTTCCTCGTGTTCGCTATAGGCATATTCATCCCATATCAGTCGGTGCTCATCCCCCTTTCACGATTCTGGGGCTTCCTTGAACTTCAGACAATGTTTGGCCCGAATGGGATCGTGAACCTTTGGCAACTTCCGTTTGTGTACCCACATTACTCCTACATAGTCGAACTCACACTGACTCACACCGCTTACGGTATCCCGATCACGACCTTGTTCTTCAGGGGATACTACCAGGCGCTCTCAGATGATATGATTGAGGCTGCACGCCTCGGTGGTGCAGGACTTTTGAGCATCTACCGCGAGATCGTGTTACCTCTCTCGAAGCCTATGTTCGTCGTCGCGTTTATTTACCAGTTCACGTCAATCTGGAATGGGTTGTTGTTCGTCCTCATCATCGTCGGCACTAACAAGGCTGCTCGCCCGGCTACTCTCGCACTGAACGAGCTCGCTAAGGTCGGCTACGTTCCGACATACAATACTATGATGGCTGGAGCGTTCATCACAGCACTTCCAACACTCTTAGTATACATTCTCTTCGGGGATCAGTTTGCGAAAGGTGTTGCGGGATACGGACAAGCAGACTAA
- a CDS encoding ABC transporter ATP-binding protein, whose amino-acid sequence MTRLKINNLVKTFGDGEKTITAVENLSLDIQDGEFLIVVGPSGCGKSTTLRSIAGLESPDSGSILLGDDELTEEPPQQRPVAMVFQSYALYPHMTVRENMAFGLRHSTDCEKTEIDRRVTETAEMLDIPELLDRQPTELSGGQQQRVALGRAIVREPEAFLLDEPLANLDAKLRAQMRIELQKLHSELGVTTIYVTHDQTEAMTMADRIAIMNDGQLQQIGTPLECYHKPANRFVAGFIGEPSMNFLEVEKRGDSLAGHGFDLSVSKKVLDAAGTKQKLTLGVRPELINVEQGAVTDSDGIDAVVDVVEPIGKETNIYMTIVDSDLEFMATIDGRKNIDQGERVIAHIPEEAIHLFDADTGDALINSRIDDEDAEIRV is encoded by the coding sequence ATGACACGACTTAAGATCAACAACCTGGTAAAAACGTTTGGAGACGGTGAAAAAACAATTACTGCTGTAGAGAACCTTTCCCTCGATATCCAAGACGGTGAGTTTCTCATCGTCGTTGGCCCATCGGGCTGTGGGAAATCAACGACGCTCCGGAGCATTGCCGGCTTGGAGTCACCGGACAGCGGTAGTATCTTGCTGGGTGATGACGAACTGACCGAGGAGCCCCCACAACAGAGGCCGGTGGCGATGGTGTTTCAGTCGTATGCGCTCTATCCGCATATGACTGTCCGCGAGAATATGGCGTTTGGCCTGCGCCATTCGACAGACTGTGAGAAAACGGAGATAGACCGCCGAGTCACTGAAACTGCGGAGATGCTCGATATCCCAGAGCTACTTGATAGACAACCAACCGAACTCTCCGGAGGACAGCAACAGCGGGTTGCACTGGGTCGTGCGATCGTTCGAGAACCGGAAGCGTTCCTGCTTGACGAACCGCTTGCGAACCTTGACGCCAAGCTCCGGGCTCAGATGCGAATTGAGTTACAGAAGCTTCACTCGGAACTGGGTGTGACCACTATTTATGTCACGCACGATCAGACGGAGGCTATGACTATGGCCGATCGGATCGCGATTATGAACGATGGACAACTCCAGCAGATCGGCACGCCACTTGAGTGCTACCACAAGCCAGCAAACCGATTTGTCGCCGGGTTTATTGGAGAACCGTCTATGAATTTCCTCGAGGTTGAGAAACGGGGTGATTCCCTCGCTGGGCACGGATTCGACCTATCAGTCTCAAAGAAGGTTCTCGATGCGGCTGGGACCAAGCAGAAACTAACACTTGGAGTACGGCCTGAGCTAATAAATGTGGAGCAAGGCGCTGTAACGGACAGCGACGGAATCGACGCAGTGGTTGATGTGGTTGAGCCGATCGGAAAAGAGACGAATATCTATATGACAATCGTCGATTCTGACTTGGAATTTATGGCCACGATCGATGGGCGTAAAAATATCGACCAAGGAGAACGCGTTATCGCGCACATCCCCGAAGAGGCTATCCATCTGTTTGATGCCGATACCGGCGATGCATTGATTAACAGTCGTATTGACGATGAAGACGCCGAGATCCGTGTTTAA